The following is a genomic window from Polaribacter atrinae.
TATTTCGATTCCTATAGATGTTACTAAAAAAAATATAAATGCTTGGGGAATTGAAGACCCTAAAATTGGGCCAGCATCTTTTGATGGTTACGAAGTTAGTGTGGCTAATGGCGCGGTTGTAAATTTTAATAATATTCAATTCAACCCGCATTCACATATTACCCATACCGAGTGTGTTGGTCATATTACAAAAGAAGTACACTCTGTAAATCAAAATTTAAAACATTATTTCTTTTTAGCTGAATTGGTAACCGTGGCTCCTGAAAAAATAGGAAATGATTTTGTAATTTCTGAAAAACAGTTAAAAACAGCATTAAAAAATAAAAAGAGAGATGCCATTGTAATAAGAACTTTACCAAATTTATCTGACAAAAAAGAAACCAGATACTTTAATACAAATCCTGCTTATTTATCTAATGAAGCGTCTAGTTATTTAGTAGAAAAAGGAATTAAACACTTATTGATAGATTTACCTTCTGTAGATAAAGAAAAAGATGGCGGAAAATTAGAAGTTCACAATATTTTCTGGAATACTTCTGGTGATTTAAGAATGAATGCTACTATTACAGAGTTTATATTTGTGCCAAATGATGTGGATGACGGTGAATATTTATTAAACTTAATGATTGCACCATTCGAAAATGATGCAACACCTAGTAAGCCTATTTTATATAAAATTATAAAGTAGATTTAGCAAAAAACAGCGATGTTATTAGATGAAAAAAGTTAATTTAAAACTTTTTAAGGTTTTAGGATTATCTGTGTTGTCTTTTGTTTTTTATTTTGTGATATCGAATTCTGACAAGATAAATTCTATTATAAATACACTGCTAAAAAGTAATTCTAGCAAAGGATTTGGAGTTTATATAGTCATTTATTTGGTGAAATGGTTTTTGTTGATTTTCGGTGTAATATCTTTAATTGTAGTTATTTCTAGATTTTTTATTAAAAAAGAGCATTAAAACCACTTTTTACGTTTAAAATACCAAACTGAAACTATGGTTACTAATGCCATAACGCCAAGTAGAATAAAATAACCGTATTTATATTTTAATTCAGGAATATTTTCAAAGTTCATTCCGTAAATTCCTGCTAAGAAAGTTAAAGGTATAAATATAACAGACAAAATAGTAAGTGTTTTCATTACCTCATTTAAACGGTGCCCTTGAATACTAAAAATAAGGTTTATTTTACTCTCTAATTCTTGTAATTCAAAATCTATATTAGACACTAAGTTGTTTGTTTGCTCTTTTAATTCATTAAAGTATTTTATATTAAAATCTTTAATTTCTACCTTTTCTAATTTTATAATAGTGTCTCTTAAACTTAACGTTGCTTTCTTAAAGTTAAATAATTCTTGTTTTCTTTTTTCTACTAAAGAGGTAAACTCTGGTGTTGGTTTTATATGTGTAGAATTTAGTTTATCTGCACTTAAATCGGCATTAACTTCATAAGTGTTTTGGTAATTATCAATTATAGATTCTAGAATCAAATACAGTAAATAATCTGTTTTTTTCTTTCTAACAATGCCTTTATTACCTTCTAAACGCTCACGGATCCAACCAAAATAATCTCCAGATTTTTCTTGAATAGACCATAAAAAATCAGAAGAAACAACAAAAATCATTTGTTCAGAATCTAATTTCTGACTTTGGGTAATTAAAACCCTGGTAGTTACAAATAGTAAATTATCTAATAAAATTACTTTGTTCGGGTGCTCTTCATCCCCTAATAATTTTATTAAAAAATCGTCTAATTTATTCTGATGAATTACTTTTTTATAGGCATCATGAAACTGTATTCCATACGTGTTTAACCATTTAGTGCTAGCCGAATTTTCCGAAAACACAATCTCAGAAATTGCATTGTAGGTTGTTTTTTCGTAGTTCTTTGCAGAATAACTAATTATAGAGGTGTTGTCTAAAAAATCATTTTCAGTCATAAAAAAATTGTAAATTTGGTTTATAAAGATACTTTTTAAATTGTAATAAAAAAGATTATTTTAATAACTAAACGGATGCACATAGAACAATTGAGAGATTTTTGTATTTCTAAAAAAGGGGTAACAGAACATTTTCCTTTTGATGATGTAACGTTAGTTTTTAAAGTGATGGATAAAATGTTTTTATTAACAGGTTTAACTTCTTGGGAAAAAGGCGATCCTAAAGTCAACCTAAAATGCAACCCAGAAAAAGCAATTGCATTAAGAGAAGATTTTGAGGGCATTACAGCAGGGTATCATATGAGTAAAAAACATTGGAACACTGTTTTACTCAATTCGAGTGATATTTCAGACGATTTAGCAAAAGAACTCATTAATCATTCTTATGATTTGGTTGTGCAAGGTCTATCAAAAAAGCTCCAAAAAGAATTAGAAGAATTGTAGATTTCTAAAATGATAAAAATTAAGAAAGAAGAGATTGTAAAAAAGCATTGCTATACAAAGTTGGTTTACGAAAGGATAAACAAGAAATTGAAAACCAATTTTTCTACTGATGAAAGCCAAATACTGATTAAAAAAATATTAGAAGAAACCACTTTAGAAAACTATATTAAAAAAGGAAAGAATTTTTATATTTCTAATAAGCAACATGCAATTAGAGTTACTGTTAATTCGAATACTTTTAGAGTGATAACAGTAGATAGAATTACAAATAAACTTAGATAATTTGTAAAATGAAAAAGCAAGAACTTAGAAAAATTTACAAGCAAAAACGTGCCGACTTAACCCTAGATGAAATTTTAGCATTTCAAGAAAATATCTATGAACAAATTTATGATTTAGATACTTCTGGCGTTAAAAATGTGCATTTGTTTCTGTCGCTAACTAAGTTTAAAGAAATAGATACGCAGCCAATTATTAATTTTTTTAGAAAACGACATAAAAAAATTGTAGTAAGTACCTGTAATTTCAAAGACAATACACTTTCTCATTTCTATTTAGAAGAAGATACCGTTTTAGAATTGAATAAATTTGGAGTTCCAGAACCTGTAAATGCAGTACCAGTTGATGAAAAAGAGCTAGATCTTATTTTTGTTCCGCTTTTAATATCCGATGAATTAAATTACAGAGTTGGTTACGGAAAAGGGTTTTACGATCGGTTTTTATCAAAATGTACAGAAGAAGCACAATTTATTGGTTTAAACTTTTTTAAACCTATTTATCAAATTGAAGATTCAGATGAATTTGATATTCCTTTACACCAAGTAATCTATCCCAAATAAACTTTAAGACACCTATTATTCTTTGTAAATTTGCTTTAGAAACAGAAAGCAAATGATTGTACAAGGAAATATTGTAGACATACAAAACAAACGAATTTACAAAGGAGAAGTAGAGGTTATCAACGGA
Proteins encoded in this region:
- a CDS encoding cyclase family protein; translation: MKAVIEYNSRKIEINVSEPIDISIPIDVTKKNINAWGIEDPKIGPASFDGYEVSVANGAVVNFNNIQFNPHSHITHTECVGHITKEVHSVNQNLKHYFFLAELVTVAPEKIGNDFVISEKQLKTALKNKKRDAIVIRTLPNLSDKKETRYFNTNPAYLSNEASSYLVEKGIKHLLIDLPSVDKEKDGGKLEVHNIFWNTSGDLRMNATITEFIFVPNDVDDGEYLLNLMIAPFENDATPSKPILYKIIK
- a CDS encoding magnesium and cobalt transport protein CorA, coding for MTENDFLDNTSIISYSAKNYEKTTYNAISEIVFSENSASTKWLNTYGIQFHDAYKKVIHQNKLDDFLIKLLGDEEHPNKVILLDNLLFVTTRVLITQSQKLDSEQMIFVVSSDFLWSIQEKSGDYFGWIRERLEGNKGIVRKKKTDYLLYLILESIIDNYQNTYEVNADLSADKLNSTHIKPTPEFTSLVEKRKQELFNFKKATLSLRDTIIKLEKVEIKDFNIKYFNELKEQTNNLVSNIDFELQELESKINLIFSIQGHRLNEVMKTLTILSVIFIPLTFLAGIYGMNFENIPELKYKYGYFILLGVMALVTIVSVWYFKRKKWF
- a CDS encoding MmcQ/YjbR family DNA-binding protein → MHIEQLRDFCISKKGVTEHFPFDDVTLVFKVMDKMFLLTGLTSWEKGDPKVNLKCNPEKAIALREDFEGITAGYHMSKKHWNTVLLNSSDISDDLAKELINHSYDLVVQGLSKKLQKELEEL
- a CDS encoding DUF3781 domain-containing protein, coding for MIKIKKEEIVKKHCYTKLVYERINKKLKTNFSTDESQILIKKILEETTLENYIKKGKNFYISNKQHAIRVTVNSNTFRVITVDRITNKLR
- a CDS encoding 5-formyltetrahydrofolate cyclo-ligase, with product MKKQELRKIYKQKRADLTLDEILAFQENIYEQIYDLDTSGVKNVHLFLSLTKFKEIDTQPIINFFRKRHKKIVVSTCNFKDNTLSHFYLEEDTVLELNKFGVPEPVNAVPVDEKELDLIFVPLLISDELNYRVGYGKGFYDRFLSKCTEEAQFIGLNFFKPIYQIEDSDEFDIPLHQVIYPK